Proteins co-encoded in one Marmota flaviventris isolate mMarFla1 chromosome 9, mMarFla1.hap1, whole genome shotgun sequence genomic window:
- the Slc25a45 gene encoding solute carrier family 25 member 45, with protein sequence MPVEEFMAGWISGALGLVLGHPFDTVKVRLQTQTSYRGIMDCMVKIYRHESLLGFFKGMSFPIASIPVVNSVLFGVYSNTLLALTATSHQERRAQPPSYTHVFIAGCTGGVLQSYCLAPFDLIKVRLQNQTESRVQPGSPRPRYQGPVHCVATIFREEGPRGLFRGAWALMLRDTPTLGIYFVTYEGLCRQYTPDGQTPSSATVLVAGGFAGIASWVTATPLDVIKSRMQMDGLGRRAYQGLLDCMVSSFRQEGLGVFFRGLTINSARAFPVNAVTFLSYEYFLHSRG encoded by the exons ATGCCTGTGGAGGAGTTCATGGCTGGCTGGATCTCTG GAGCTCTGGGCCTGGTCCTGGGACATCCCTTTGACACTGTGAAG GTGCGACTTCAGACCCAGACCAGCTACCGGGGCATCATGGACTGTATGGTCAAGATTTACCGCCATGAGTCG CTCCTGGGCTTCTTCAAGGGAATGAGCTTCCCCATTGCCAGCATACCTGTGGTCAACTCTGTCCTGTTCGGGGTCTACAGCAACACCCTGCTGGCACTCACAGCCACCTCCCACCAGGAGCGGCGGGCCCAGCCCCCCAGCTACACACATGTCTTCATAGCAGGCTGCACTGGTGGTGTCCTGCAG TCCTACTGCCTGGCCCCATTTGACCTCATCAAAGTCCGACTACAAAACCAGACGGAGTCAAGGGTGCAGCCAGGGAGCCCTCGACCCCGGTACCAGGGGCCCGTGCACTGCGTAGCCACCATCTTCCGGGAAGAGGGTCCACGGGGACTGTTCCGAGGAGCCTGGGCCCTAATGCTGAGGGACACCCCCACGTTGGGAATCTACTTTGTCACCTATGAAGGGCTCTGTCGCCAGTACACTCCAGATGGCCAGACCCCTA GCTCAGCCACAGTGTTAGTGGCCGGGGGCTTTGCAGGCATTGCCTCCTGGGTGACAGCCACGCCCTTAGACGTGATCAAGTCCCGGATGCAGATGGATGGCCTGGGACGCAGAGCCTACCAGGGATTGCTGGACTGCATGGTGAGCAGCTTCCGGCAGGAGGGACTGGGGGTCTTCTTCCGGGGGCTTACCATCAACAGTGCCCGTGCCTTTCCGGTCAACGCTGTCACCTTCCTCAGCTATGAGTATTTCCTGCACTCAAGGGGATGA